From one Candidatus Nitrospira nitrosa genomic stretch:
- a CDS encoding IS110 family RNA-guided transposase has translation MMCYAGIDLHATNSVLVVIDEADRVLYQKRLRNDLAVIFTALTPYQTTLQGVVVESTYNWYWLVDGLMEAGYRVHLAHAPALPQYSGLKHVDDQHDAQWLAHLLRLGLLPTGYIYPKAERAVRDLLRKRSQLVRHKTMVVLSLQSLLTRLTGNRLSLPRLRQLTPEGIQALVPFPEHVQSVSSSLAVLQCLEHEIHTIEGTVREAGRTQPGYVLLQTVPGIGPILAGTILLEAGDLRRFATVGHFASYCRCVGSEHVSNGKRKGAGNTKNGNKYLSWAFIEAAHFAIRYEAVIRTYYQRKQARTHPLVALKAVAHKLARACYHMLRAQVPFDLSRAFG, from the coding sequence ATGATGTGTTATGCGGGCATTGATCTCCATGCCACGAATAGTGTGCTGGTCGTGATTGATGAAGCGGATCGAGTGCTGTATCAGAAACGCCTCCGCAATGACCTGGCCGTGATCTTCACGGCCTTAACACCGTATCAGACCACGCTGCAGGGCGTGGTCGTTGAGTCCACCTATAATTGGTACTGGTTAGTCGACGGGCTCATGGAAGCAGGGTACCGGGTCCACCTCGCTCATGCACCAGCCCTGCCGCAGTATAGTGGGCTCAAGCATGTTGACGATCAACACGATGCGCAGTGGTTAGCCCATTTACTCCGGCTAGGTTTGCTCCCTACCGGGTACATTTACCCCAAAGCGGAACGGGCCGTGCGGGACTTGTTGCGGAAGCGCAGTCAGTTGGTTCGGCACAAGACCATGGTCGTGCTGAGCCTACAAAGCCTGCTGACACGACTGACTGGCAATCGGCTCTCCCTCCCTCGGCTTCGACAGCTCACCCCAGAGGGCATTCAGGCACTTGTGCCATTTCCCGAACATGTGCAATCGGTCAGCAGTTCGTTGGCTGTGCTGCAATGTCTGGAGCACGAGATTCACACGATTGAGGGCACGGTTCGGGAAGCGGGGCGGACTCAGCCGGGCTATGTGCTCTTACAGACCGTCCCCGGAATCGGGCCGATCTTGGCGGGCACCATTCTCCTGGAAGCCGGTGACCTGCGGCGGTTTGCGACCGTGGGACACTTCGCCTCCTACTGTCGCTGTGTCGGCAGCGAACATGTGAGTAACGGCAAACGCAAAGGGGCTGGCAACACGAAGAACGGCAACAAGTATTTAAGCTGGGCGTTCATCGAGGCGGCGCACTTCGCCATTCGCTATGAGGCCGTGATTCGCACGTATTATCAGCGCAAGCAGGCACGGACGCATCCCCTTGTGGCGCTGAAGGCCGTGGCCCATAAATTGGCGCGGGCCTGCTATCACATGCTCCGTGCGCAGGTGCCATTCGATCTGTCCCGCGCTTTTGGCTAG
- a CDS encoding AbrB/MazE/SpoVT family DNA-binding domain-containing protein translates to MKTRAQKWGNSLAVRVPKSVAAQIGLKAQDDLDIEVRDGNVVLKPQLRWVYRLDDLLRRITKKNVHNEDDSGGPVGRESW, encoded by the coding sequence ATGAAAACGAGAGCGCAGAAGTGGGGGAATAGTTTGGCGGTACGAGTCCCGAAGAGCGTTGCCGCGCAAATAGGACTCAAGGCACAAGACGATTTAGACATCGAAGTTCGAGATGGCAATGTCGTCTTGAAACCACAACTTCGCTGGGTATATCGGCTCGACGATCTGCTTAGACGAATTACCAAGAAGAACGTTCACAATGAAGACGATTCAGGGGGACCGGTGGGGCGCGAGAGCTGGTGA
- a CDS encoding class I SAM-dependent methyltransferase, with protein sequence MMDRTLEPELMDDLKQAEAYARADFEEENQGFVERFKEYFPDFSQGTVLDIGCGPGDIPIRFAKFYPTCQVIGIDASIPMIQLGEQAVKQAGLSDRITLRCERYEEVAGARIADAVISNSLLHHLPYPLQFWQKIRQLVRPGAPVLVMDLLRPESPEAAQAIVDQYAANEPDILRHDFYNSLLAAFTEDEIGSQLARMNLTRLLIDVPDDRHWVVGGIIY encoded by the coding sequence ATGATGGATCGAACACTTGAACCAGAACTCATGGATGATCTTAAACAGGCGGAGGCCTACGCGCGCGCCGACTTCGAAGAAGAGAATCAGGGATTCGTCGAACGGTTTAAAGAGTACTTTCCAGATTTTTCGCAAGGGACGGTATTGGATATCGGCTGCGGGCCAGGCGATATTCCCATCCGGTTCGCCAAGTTCTATCCGACCTGCCAGGTCATCGGCATCGATGCTTCGATTCCGATGATTCAGCTGGGGGAGCAGGCGGTAAAACAAGCAGGTTTATCCGATCGCATTACGCTGCGCTGTGAACGGTATGAAGAGGTTGCTGGAGCGAGAATCGCCGATGCCGTGATCTCGAACAGCCTGCTTCATCATCTGCCGTACCCGTTACAGTTCTGGCAGAAGATTCGCCAGCTCGTGAGGCCAGGAGCGCCGGTGCTGGTGATGGATCTGCTCCGTCCGGAGTCTCCGGAAGCAGCCCAAGCCATCGTCGATCAATACGCCGCCAACGAGCCGGATATCTTGCGCCATGACTTCTATAATTCGCTGCTCGCAGCTTTTACCGAAGACGAAATCGGTTCCCAGCTGGCCCGCATGAATCTCACGCGGTTGTTGATCGATGTGCCGGATGATCGGCATTGGGTGGTCGGAGGGATCATTTATTAG
- a CDS encoding MOSC domain-containing protein, producing the protein MSTGPPYPHVHQINISDGGVPKLPVLEAKVSEQGVDGDRQRNLKFHGGPDRAVCLYSLELIERLQDEGHPIDPGSTGENLTLSGLNWDQVCPGVRLRIGPELQLEVTSYTTPCHHNGRWFRDEDFSRIAQKLNPGWSRVYAKVLRGGIVRPGDVVTIES; encoded by the coding sequence ATGTCGACCGGACCACCGTATCCACATGTGCATCAGATCAACATTTCCGATGGAGGTGTGCCGAAACTTCCAGTCTTGGAAGCCAAGGTGAGCGAACAGGGTGTGGATGGCGATCGGCAGCGCAATCTCAAGTTTCACGGAGGCCCAGACCGCGCCGTCTGTTTGTATTCGCTCGAGCTGATTGAGCGGCTTCAGGATGAAGGTCACCCCATCGATCCAGGCTCTACCGGAGAAAATCTGACCCTGTCCGGCTTGAACTGGGACCAGGTGTGTCCTGGCGTGCGGCTCAGGATTGGTCCTGAGCTCCAGCTTGAGGTGACGAGCTATACCACCCCCTGCCACCACAATGGTCGATGGTTTCGCGATGAGGATTTCTCACGCATTGCACAAAAACTGAACCCCGGCTGGAGTCGGGTCTATGCGAAGGTACTGCGGGGTGGGATCGTCAGACCGGGAGACGTCGTAACAATTGAGTCGTAA